The Vibrio tubiashii genome includes a window with the following:
- a CDS encoding porin, with amino-acid sequence MKKSTLSAVILAMLASGSAFAAHTFVNDAGDSLTIDGRFDLRYQDKGGDHNGEWNSGSSRFGLKGQMGLDNGWTGFGHAEWGYNSGANGDNIYDRLLYAGVEHEKYGKIAAGTKQWSTFYDVAWYTDLGRVFGTRGSGVYNLSDWGIASGAGRAENSITYRNNINDDISYGFTYQTSREDTKLVGDSTATLKNGLGGSITYKGFEGISIGAAYHQNELADLSAGVQGAKNGDHMRILLLGANYTNGAFYTGVTVHMGENWEAVKGSSDTLIDTLGGEIYSYYHFDNGLRPTLNYNYMEDRGDEKTGYERNLIIPGVEYHFKKNKFLVWTEYQIDVGKDKFKGSEFVNSDDQFAAGIRYYF; translated from the coding sequence ATGAAAAAATCGACCCTTTCAGCAGTGATTCTCGCAATGCTTGCCTCTGGCTCAGCATTCGCTGCACACACTTTTGTAAATGACGCTGGTGACAGCTTGACGATAGATGGACGTTTTGATCTTCGCTACCAAGATAAAGGCGGTGACCACAACGGTGAATGGAATAGCGGCAGCTCACGTTTCGGCCTAAAAGGTCAAATGGGGCTAGACAATGGTTGGACAGGCTTTGGCCATGCAGAGTGGGGTTACAACTCTGGCGCAAACGGCGACAACATTTATGACCGCTTGCTCTACGCAGGTGTTGAGCACGAAAAGTACGGTAAAATTGCCGCAGGTACTAAGCAGTGGTCTACTTTCTATGATGTCGCTTGGTATACCGATTTAGGTCGTGTATTCGGAACACGTGGCTCTGGTGTTTACAACCTATCTGATTGGGGTATCGCCTCTGGTGCTGGTCGTGCAGAAAACTCGATCACTTACCGCAACAACATCAATGATGATATTAGCTACGGCTTTACTTACCAGACATCGCGTGAAGATACCAAACTGGTTGGCGACTCAACAGCGACATTGAAAAATGGCCTCGGTGGTTCGATCACTTACAAAGGTTTTGAAGGCATTAGCATTGGTGCTGCATACCACCAAAATGAGTTAGCAGATCTCTCTGCCGGTGTTCAGGGCGCAAAGAATGGCGACCACATGCGCATTTTACTCCTTGGTGCTAACTACACCAATGGCGCATTCTACACAGGTGTCACGGTTCACATGGGTGAGAACTGGGAAGCAGTCAAAGGTAGTAGTGATACCCTCATTGATACTCTGGGTGGCGAAATCTACTCATACTATCACTTCGACAATGGCTTGCGTCCAACGCTGAACTATAACTACATGGAAGATCGTGGTGATGAAAAGACGGGGTATGAGCGTAACTTAATCATCCCTGGCGTTGAGTACCACTTTAAGAAAAACAAGTTCCTTGTTTGGACTGAGTACCAAATCGACGTTGGTAAAGATAAGTTCAAGGGCAGTGAGTTTGTAAACAGCGACGATCAATTCGCGGCTGGTATTCGTTACTACTTCTGA
- a CDS encoding LacI family DNA-binding transcriptional regulator, with protein MSAEKQTVTSKDVAKLAGVSQSTVSRVFVPGSSVSEKTKTKVFEAAKALNYRPNAFARSLTTNESKLIGLVFPDADYPIHMKTLQLISIELQKQGYSAVLIPWQVDDEDNHSIPNIFQYRVDGVIAASATFNKSLYEECEEFNIPIVQYARVVEGTKSSYVISDNYEAGQQAAQLLHESGVTNALYLTGEVPTFTNDERQNGFCTEFEDLTGKTPRIVEATYDYSSSLDKIRTVLADKNRPEAVFCATDNLAMAVMDIARLEYGLSIPQDIQVIGFDNIPQTEWLSYQLTTFRQDFRRLARECVKIIVDQINSKNSSLVKMMVPVKLVERQTTAK; from the coding sequence ATGTCTGCTGAAAAACAAACCGTCACTTCCAAAGACGTCGCCAAGTTGGCTGGCGTTTCTCAATCTACTGTTTCACGTGTCTTTGTTCCGGGAAGCAGCGTCTCTGAAAAGACTAAAACCAAGGTATTTGAAGCGGCGAAAGCACTCAACTATCGCCCTAATGCATTTGCACGTAGCTTAACAACTAATGAATCAAAACTGATTGGATTGGTTTTTCCTGATGCTGACTACCCTATTCATATGAAAACCCTCCAACTCATTTCCATTGAGTTGCAGAAGCAGGGCTACTCAGCGGTCTTGATCCCATGGCAAGTCGATGACGAAGATAATCATTCAATCCCCAACATCTTCCAGTATCGTGTTGATGGCGTGATTGCCGCCTCTGCAACATTCAATAAATCATTGTATGAAGAGTGTGAAGAATTCAACATCCCAATCGTCCAATATGCACGTGTTGTCGAAGGAACCAAGAGCAGCTACGTCATTAGCGATAACTACGAAGCAGGCCAACAAGCGGCGCAACTACTACATGAAAGTGGTGTCACCAATGCACTCTATCTGACAGGTGAAGTCCCCACCTTTACCAATGATGAGCGACAAAATGGATTCTGCACTGAATTTGAAGATCTCACGGGTAAAACACCCCGCATCGTCGAGGCAACCTACGACTATTCAAGCTCATTAGATAAGATTCGAACCGTGTTAGCCGACAAAAATCGACCTGAAGCCGTTTTTTGCGCCACCGATAACCTAGCGATGGCGGTCATGGATATCGCCAGATTAGAGTACGGATTAAGCATCCCACAAGACATACAAGTTATTGGTTTTGACAATATTCCTCAAACTGAATGGCTTAGCTATCAATTGACAACATTCCGCCAAGACTTTCGTCGTTTAGCTCGCGAATGCGTCAAGATCATTGTTGACCAAATCAATAGCAAAAACAGCAGTTTGGTTAAAATGATGGTACCGGTAAAGCTAGTCGAGCGCCAGACAACAGCAAAATAG